One part of the Quercus lobata isolate SW786 chromosome 7, ValleyOak3.0 Primary Assembly, whole genome shotgun sequence genome encodes these proteins:
- the LOC115951671 gene encoding uncharacterized protein LOC115951671, producing the protein MLQKFDTFSTSDKAPFLCLLKPYRTRQPHTHNLKSATLLLIQSNLSAPLSNFVSSNPSSNRRLTYIQSNSAALQLFPYDSVALLFYHSKSVEPPTIFRLTNTCFNKCVEKRYKESELNMGENSCIDRCVSKYWHVTNLIGQLLGSGRPPM; encoded by the exons ATGTTGCAAAAGTTTGACACATTTAGCACATCTGATAAAGCTccgtttttgtgtttg CTAAAACCATACAGAACCAGACAGCCGCATACCCACAACCTCAAATCGGCGACGCTTCTTCTCATCCAATCCAACTTGTCGGCGCCGCTCTCTAATTTCGTCTCTTCCAATCCATCCTCAAATCGGCGGCTCACTTATATCCAATCCAACTCGGCGGCGCTTCAACTCTTCCCGTACGACTCGGTGGCACTTCTTTTCTACCATTCTAAATCGGTGGAACCACCCACAATCTTCAG GCTTACAAACACATGTTTTAATAAGTGCGTTGAGAAAAG GTACAAGGAGTCTGAACTAAATATGGGTGAAAATAGTTGCATTGATCGCTGCGTATCAAAATATTGGCAT GTGACTAATCTAATCGGCCAGCTGCTAGGTTCAGGTCGGCCCCCAATGTGA